A stretch of DNA from Cannabis sativa cultivar Pink pepper isolate KNU-18-1 chromosome X, ASM2916894v1, whole genome shotgun sequence:
TTTGGAAACACTTCAATAGATGTTTCTTTAAAGAAATCAGCCAATAAACAACCAGCCAAgagaccaaatggcatgactaATTCCTGGTTCCTAGAGATAGTGAATATAACATCTGATAAAAAGCTCACAGCAATCAAAACAACAGTAAGCCATTTGAATGCCTTTTGTCCAAGAGAAAGCAATTGCTGCACCAGTATATCAGCCCCTTTCTCCCATTCAAGTTCCTTAACTGAGTCAGGAATGGCTTTCTGTAATTTCTCCTTGACGTCATTGATTTTCATATTAACATTTTCTGGTCCACCAGATTGTGACATTGATACTTTCAAGGCACATCTGGACAAAGCCTGGTGACGGGTCCCTAGTAGAACCAAGTTCTTTTGGACTTGACATGATTGGTACCCAAATAGTTTTATCTGTCCCAAAAAATTAAGCAGTTATGACACACTTGAATTCTTCTCCAGAATACATCAAATACCATACTAGTTTTGGACTGTCAACTCTAATATAAAAACTCCACTTTTCCGGATGTTTGGTATAACTAAATAACACAACCTTACAGCACAATACTCGCTCCAATTAAGAAATAATATATGGATAagttacaaataaaataaaattaaaactcaCTTTCATAACCATTGATTTGAATAAAAATTTGCAttgcttcaaaaaaaaaaaaaataaaaaataaaaagtttgaaCTAACTTTAATCTGAACATAAATTATCCATTAAAGTTTCGGTGGGGAGCCTAGTTTCTAAATAAGTTATCTATGAATTACATACAAAGGGACGGCTATATATAAGTACAGAAAAGAAAAGAGTATCATCCAAGTGCAAGAATACTAAAAATAGCAAAGAAAATGAGTGAGAAAGAAAGTGAGGTACCTCAGAAGgcgaagaaaaagaagaagaagaagaagtaggCAAAAGAGTAGAAGCAGGAAGCGCCATTGACACCGCACAGGGTCCTTATCTCCTTCCCTTTCTTCGCATCGTTTCTTAGGGTTTAACAGACTCAATTTGCTGTTTCTTCTTGTTTTGTCGTTCCTGTAATCTTACAAACAATCAGTAGTATAAAATGATGAGTTTTATGGGCCAGCTCTGTTGAGCTTGCTTATTAAGCCGAATATTATAGACCCGCTATGCACCGGGTTCACCAAGTTGGCCCAATTCTAAAACAAAGATAAAATTTGGGGaaattatagttttaattaCAAAACTACCAAGTTCTTTATACATCAGTTCTGctgcctttttttttcttttcaaaaaataaaacgttagtgcatgtttgacatcataactaaaaaaatgttttttgttttaaaaacattgtgttatcccaatttttgcactctgacgtggcattactcgatggtgacacgtggaatcaactCTGGGTATCTGCTCGCAAGACACGAGCCGAGCAGGATACCTCACACATTTGCTCGGACGAAGTGCTCTAAGCCGAGCAGTGAGCAATCTGCACAGAAcgccaacacttagcaaattcagctttcgcatcgtaTGTCATCAAgaaaatccctataactttgtgatcagattacagagatatggcaagctgtccaaatcccacgatcagtgtattctgtatttactatgcaatctttctgcttatatcaattgtaatgagaagggaaatacttcctctccagcttatagccctataaatagtgactcATGTTCACTCGGCAAAGGGTCGAAAGattttgtctaagaattcatattcagagatactattgtaagagctttaagaaaagaaattattctccttgttcttaagtcaatacaaataacgaggatttggctattaccgaactgttcggggttgaacctctataaaattcttgtgtctttatttGATTTACTATATTTCAATTGTATtaaactacttgtcgcttaTAAAATTACTCACTgtcattggctaaaagcgaggtcaatattttggtgctttcattgagagttgaaCTCAAGAATCGCTCTTTATTCCAAACTTAATCACAAGTACGATGGTGGTGCAGACTCGTAGGGGCGTGGATGATCCAGCAAATCCACAGGCGGTTGATCCTGCATTGCAGAACCCAGGGAACACAAGGGTTCCACCAGCCGTAAATCCTGGACAGCCATCAACTGCAGGTCACGGTGTGACGACTCCTGTAGATGAAATCGCGCTGGGAATACCAGTTCAGCAGCCAACTAGGGCATTCATAGCACAGCCGTTCGCCTGCTACCAATGTTCAAACAACCATTAGAGATGACACTAAGATCCAGAACCTCCGTGCTGCTCTTGGACTCATGTAGGGTGATACCAACACCCTACATCATGATTAGGAGGAACTCCGTGCTGCAGTAAATCTCGCATTTGAAGAGCAGAGGCACATGTTTGCCGAATGgagggacaaagagatggaagCGTTAAGGGCTCAACATGCAGTCATTGAcaatcgtagtcggcaagccacTGTGCTGATACGAAAAGCCTATCAGACTGTCGGCCAGCAACCCGCGAATGTCATTCTTTTGGGCGAAACAGACGAAGATCCAGCGATGAATAACTCTCAGACTATAAATGGTCAGCCGCCAAATCGTCAGTCACAGGTTCCGCCTGTGGGCCAAGTGGTAGGTgggcagaccttgtctagtaattcatcgGGAGAAGTCATACCCAATAATTCCAACCAGGTTAATGGTGCCGGTTAGCACATTAGCCAAACCAACCAGTCACTGAGACAGCCAGGCGTTTCCGTATTTGATAGGTTGGGGACGACTCATGATCTCAGAAACGATCTGAATAGGAGGAGAGGAGTAGACAATCAACTTGATACGCCGATCATGCAGCCCGGAACACGCGCTCAAGTTCCCGCTCAGAAAGATACTGATGTGACTCAGATCGTCCAAAATGCCAAACAGGTTAGTTCAACCGTGCAAGCACACCTGGACGAACTAAAAAGTATGTTCCAAGGCATGGCCGGTCAGAGGAACAACGATCTCGAGTTGGACCGAGCAAGTGGAACCCCTTTCTCCCCTGAAATCAATATCCTGGAGTTGCCCCACAAGTTTAAGATGCCAACCTGGAAGATCTATACTGGTAAGGAAGATCTATTATCATACCTTAAGTATTTCGAGATACAAATGGATCTGCAAGGAGTACGAGGAGATGTATGCTGCAGAAGTTTTCCTGCCACCCTCTCAGAAGCCgcccagcaatggtatttcaagttggcacCCGGAAAGTTCAACTCATGAAAGGCTTTCTCCTCGGAGTTCCATGCAAAATTTTCCTCCTCTCGCCAACTTCCGTTGCACCTAGGAGATCTGTTCGAAGTAAATCAGACCAGGTGAGCCCCTCCGAGcctacatcagcagattcatgacggaggcgACCAAGATTTCACGGGTAACCGAGGACGGAAAGTTATCCACGATActagggggcattgaagtcctcggTGAACTTTGGAAGGACATAAGAAAGAACGGTCCAGTAGACTCGATGAGTGATTTTCTTGACCGTGATGAAGGCTTTATCAAACTTGAAGAGGCTATTCAGCGAGCGGAAGGTGAGCAAAAACCTAGCAAGTAAAAAGCTCCTTCCACTGGGACATCCGTCCAGCTTTCCCATTACCCAAGCAATTCAAGCTCAAATGGTAAATGTTCCAGCAACAATAATAGGCAAAGGAATTGGAAAAAGGGAAAGTTCACCAACAAAACCGAGCAAGCTCCTCGGGAGAATCCTGTAAAGTATACTGCATTTGCCATACTGACGGAGGACATAGAGTGTTTACATGGCCACTCAGTCACTAGCCCCGTACAAGAAACATGCACCCATGAAAAAAGATGTTAGCAAGAGAGACATGACCAAATTTTGTCAATTTCATGGAGAttacggccacgacaccaatgaatgcaacaatCTGAAGCGGGAGATTGAATTTCTGATAAGAAAAAATTACCCGCACgtacagaagtatgtcaaggccgaTCAGCACTAGAGGGGTGATAACAACCAAGACTTGTTACCTCCACCAGTAGATGGGCATCtacaagtcattattggaggtCCGCACATAGCTGGAGATTCAGGCAAAGCCCGGGAGAGGTATGCCTGAACAGTACAACATGAGCAAGAAGAAGTGATCCTAGCCGTAGAAGAGAGGAAGCCAAAAATCCCACGGGCAGGAGAGCCCACCATAACATTCAACGATGAAAATGCTGTCAAAATTAGATTTTCGCACAACGACCCGTTGGTCGTGGAGGTCCAGATAGCCAACAAAATGGTGGCCAGAACTATGATAGATAATGGAGCCTCCTCCAACATCTTATTCAAGACCAcatatgaaaagatggggctccaactcaaAGATCTAACCCCTTGCCTTCTGCCCATAtatggtttctccggccaaGGAGTCGCACCTCAAGGGAAAATTCGCCTACCCCTCTCTGTTGGGCAAGCTCCAACGAGCATAACTATAATGGCACAATTTTTGGTATTGGACGTTCCATCAGCCTTTAACGTCATGCTAGGCCGACAAGctttgtatgacttaaaggccGTTACGTCGATATTCTATTCATGcctgaagtttccaacaaagaatgggtaGGGTGTCTAAGAGAAAACCAGCAAattgctcgggaatgttatacACTTGCGGTgaccaaggctaagaaggaagtatcctccagctAGAGCACAAACAAGGGAAAAACATTTCTaagtagggaacttcccaaggcagggatgaagatgtggatcctcgacttggggacccaagcaacaatgttggacctgtggaaatgttgggttttgtgccctaaataaaactcatttcaatataattagatttactaattaataaagatcagaaatcattttatgttgcatggttcacatgatttatttcatgattatatttaatgtataaattctattaagtccagaacatatgtatttgttcatgattatagtgttgtcaacacagtggaatataatcatgattatatgttcaaaagtttaattccctaatttgttagttcactagatttagactggcatgataatcagcgatatgtatacttacaccttggataagtgttatgtcctttccagggcattggcgaagtttaccagtatcggatgtatggagtatacattggaagggaccaatattgaacttggattagatatgataaatttaccgtaatatttattcaattcaatatcacctagttgatcctagatcaaatgatcttaatcctgacatgattaggttcgatctcaagagtgttatttgtgttctttgatttgttagttaagcctactttttggtcagggtgatacgtacattttgggaacacaatagtacaattgagtgggagcgctaatcatagatatggaatctatagcttctataggtatttagaagtgaaacgatgatttccttcgagcttggatgaatagagataaatgattgagatctcattttagtgattatattagttcactaaaatattatttataggtggccaagtgttttaaggataaaatacattgaaagggtgtaacagtaattttatccctatgcaatgtagatcatccatagaggatcattgattagtgggattataacaatggataattaatagcgtatctatatcgtggaacatatagagcgttctatgtaactgatagtgcaattccaagttctatggtggatgcaatgaggaattaataagttagtaaatttacttggtaaattctagatctgcttattggaagctcgtttatataggcccacggtccccatactagttgagacaaactgcttgtaagactcagttaattgattttaattaatcaattataattctaaaattagactatgtctagtttatgaatttttcactaagatatggcttgattgtgaagaaatagtattttggggtttatttgttaattaagagactttatggagtctaattaataaatattataaatgacaattttatttgatagttattttaattattaaataaatagttttggcatttatagggttgaaattgtaaaaaatggTATTTATGAAACATAGGTAAAATAGTTGgaaaaaatgacaaaacccAAACTTGTGTGGggctcattaagtggccggccatcaaGTGATTTTTCaccctatttttatcatttttttattcctattaattcaaccctaaccctattgaagatagtataaaaggaaagcTGTGTTCTCTTCATccaaactaatgcctccaaagctaaaaacctagctttCTTATGAgatctcttctttttcttcctcttgaatttttgaaacactaagcctttcttctaaaaataaattcagccattagtgattgagtaagtgcccacacacatcaagttggtcctcaatcatagtatgtaagacagtgaagaatccaaacacaaggaaggagtttcgggctcagatcttggtgatactctgctacagaaaggatacaagggttagagatctgagcggaatgagtcatttaattccgctgcacccactgtaaggcttctcataacttttatgtgtttatttacattgttttagaaattcatattaggatgttaaaaacatacatggtagtaaatctagatcctggtaaaataattccaacaggaagaactagaagagatcgagatcgatccagatATCCCGGTTAGGaaattaaaaattggaaaaggtttgtggctcgaagtaaaatcagcatTGATAAAATTTTCTGCGAGCAAACCTGgacgtttttgcctggtcacatgaggatatggtcggaattgatCCTTCTGTAATTTCGCATGTCCTAAATATTGATCCTAACTTGCGACCAGTCCAACAAAAGCGAAGGCTATTGGACAAAGAGCGAGCACTAGCCCTGAAGGAAGAGGTAGAGAAGCTACGCaacaataatttcataattgaagctttctacccagctTGGGTTGCAAACCCCGTACTggtacccaagccgaacaagaaatggcgtgtgtgtattgatttcacaaacctcaacaaggcatgccccaaagactgttttccacttccaagaatagaTCAGCTTGTGGACGCAACAACTGGGCacaaaatattaagcttcatggacgcttatccggggtacaatcaaatcaaaatgcatccaccagactaagaacatacaagttttcgaacatatatgggtctatattgctacaaagtcatgccatttggtctaAAAAACGCTGGAgccacataccaaagattggtaaaaaaGATGTTTAAA
This window harbors:
- the LOC115712783 gene encoding uncharacterized protein LOC115712783, producing MALPASTLLPTSSSSSFSSPSEIKLFGYQSCQVQKNLVLLGTRHQALSRCALKVSMSQSGGPENVNMKINDVKEKLQKAIPDSVKELEWEKGADILVQQLLSLGQKAFKWLTVVLIAVSFLSDVIFTISRNQELVMPFGLLAGCLLADFFKETSIEVFPNSQGKRLNWNLIVIGCFFVLVKFISAFFGIRGKVFILHVANGGFLQVLWLWTTLLKGKNEGNQENSLSQEHDSLAIEAND